A single window of Vitreimonas flagellata DNA harbors:
- a CDS encoding TVP38/TMEM64 family protein, which translates to MTERREDQIEPEAPPQGLAAKFSDFVNNMDARAWRAVAMSIGMVVVVAIMLIVGRLYYGAEIEAFIDGTLGEARRTHWGLPVTILVFVLTAYVGAPQIVLIGACVVAFGPEEGFWWSWIATIISGATTYYTGRFASRATQKRFGGATGGRFTRFMGKNGFLASLIVRFVPTAPFVVVNMAFGAARVGFWAFIGGLALGVLPKTAIVAFAGDGIMDALEGEWGSAAIAGAVAIALWIVVAVVVRKWLRPQNGD; encoded by the coding sequence ATGACCGAGCGTCGAGAAGATCAGATTGAGCCCGAGGCGCCGCCGCAGGGTTTGGCCGCCAAGTTCTCTGATTTTGTGAACAACATGGACGCGCGCGCTTGGCGGGCGGTGGCGATGTCAATCGGCATGGTGGTCGTGGTGGCGATCATGCTGATCGTGGGCCGGCTCTATTACGGGGCCGAGATCGAGGCGTTTATCGACGGAACGCTGGGCGAAGCGCGGCGCACGCATTGGGGTTTGCCGGTTACGATCCTCGTGTTTGTGCTGACCGCTTATGTCGGTGCGCCGCAGATTGTGTTGATCGGCGCCTGCGTCGTTGCGTTCGGGCCGGAAGAGGGGTTCTGGTGGTCTTGGATCGCGACGATCATCTCGGGCGCCACAACCTATTACACGGGGCGTTTTGCGAGCCGCGCCACGCAGAAGCGCTTCGGCGGCGCGACCGGGGGACGCTTCACGCGCTTTATGGGCAAGAACGGGTTTCTCGCCAGCCTGATCGTGCGCTTTGTGCCCACCGCGCCGTTCGTGGTGGTGAACATGGCCTTTGGCGCAGCGCGCGTGGGCTTCTGGGCGTTCATTGGCGGCCTGGCGCTGGGTGTGTTGCCGAAGACAGCGATCGTCGCGTTCGCAGGCGACGGCATCATGGATGCGCTCGAAGGCGAATGGGGTTCGGCCGCGATCGCGGGCGCGGTGGCGATTGCGCTTTGGATCGTTGTGGCGGTTGTTGTGCGCAAATGGCTGCGGCCGCAGAACGGCGACTAG
- a CDS encoding GIY-YIG nuclease family protein: MFLFGAHSWRGKSGQRYRFKCVLTKTGLPPEGVGGIYVFVRRRWVFFLEALYVGKAADLRSRLLGHEKWGRAYWYYGATERYVLGPIRDEVDRRRVEEDLIKSLKPRMNDVEIPQAEVAKPKRRAAAVRADAMGALLKRRAA, translated from the coding sequence ATGTTTCTGTTCGGCGCACATTCCTGGCGTGGCAAAAGCGGCCAACGCTATCGCTTCAAGTGCGTGCTGACCAAGACGGGCCTGCCGCCGGAGGGCGTTGGCGGGATTTATGTTTTTGTCCGCCGCCGCTGGGTGTTTTTCTTGGAGGCGTTGTACGTGGGCAAAGCGGCTGACCTGCGCTCGCGCCTGCTTGGCCACGAAAAATGGGGCCGGGCCTATTGGTATTACGGCGCCACCGAACGCTACGTGCTCGGCCCGATCCGTGATGAAGTGGATCGCCGCCGAGTCGAAGAGGACCTGATCAAGTCCTTGAAACCGCGCATGAATGACGTGGAGATTCCGCAAGCCGAGGTCGCCAAGCCGAAGCGGCGGGCGGCCGCAGTGCGTGCCGACGCCATGGGCGCCTTGTTGAAGCGCCGCGCCGCCTGA